The Ignavibacteria bacterium genome contains the following window.
TTTGTGATTATGACCAAAAACAGTCGAGCAGTTAGAAGACTTGGCTCTGCTGCACTCGATTTCGCTTACGTTGCAGCTGGAATTTTTGATGGTTTCTGGGAGGTAAAATTAAATCCATGGGATATTGCCGCAGGACTATTACTTGTCAAAGAAGCTGGTGGGAAAGTAACCAATTTCAAAGGTGAAGAAAGTGATATCTTTAATCCACAGGTTTTAGCTTCGAATGGACACGTTCATAATATTATGATTGAACTTCTTGAAAAAGCTGAACAGGCAGAGTTTATTTTATGATAGAATTTCTCTATTCAATTGATGTTGCAGTTTTTCGTTTCATAAATTCAACTCTGGCAAATCCGTTAACTGACAAATTAATGCCTTTTATAACAGATGTTCGTAATTGGTATTTACTTTATATCTTTCTTTGGTTTCTGATTTTATTCAAAGGTGGTAGGTATCGAGTTGGGCTTGCAATTGGAATGATCTTGTTAGTTGTAGTTTCTGATCAGCTTAGCAGTGTTTTGTTGAAAAGTTTATTTGCAAGACCAAGACCTTGCAAAGTTCTTGAAAATGTTCATTTGCTAGTTGGGTGTACGGATTCGTATTCTTTTCCATCCTCGCATGCCGTGAACAATTTTGCTGCTGCGATGTTTTTCACTTACTTTTATAGACATTTGAAATGGATTTTATTTAGTGTTGCATCGGTGATGGCTCTGTCAAGAATTTTTGTTGGTGTTCATTATCCTTCAGATGTTTTAGGCGGTGCTTTAATAGGAATGGGAATTGGTTATCTAATGGCGGTGATTTATAATTTTATTCTGGTGAATATTTATTCTTTAAAAATCTTTGGTTTGAAATCGAATACTCCGAAAGGTGATTGAACAAATTTAGTTCTAAAGCTTAAGAATAATTCCATATCTCATCTCCACGAAATAATTTTTACTTTGTAGATTTCTCATATTCCTTTAGGATTGGGATGTCTTATTGACAATTTTTTTCTTGAGTACAACTTGATGCTAATCGTAATTTACTCCTTTAGAGTTTAAGAAATTATTCAAAGAAAATTCATCTTATCAAAAGCGATTTGGTCTTTTATCATTTCAATTTTGAAATCAAAACAAATCAAGACCCTTAGTCTTTTGAACATTTTATGGTTTTTTTCCTAGAACACTGAAGTGGTTTTAATTTGATTAACTTTTAATTTGTTTGATGTTTCTTGAATTCTTGTCAAAACCCAGTAAGGGTTTAATGTGAACAGATCCCAATTGTATTGGAGTAGGTGAATAAACAAAATCAAAGAACTTTGAAGTGATTCAATTTCAGAATTAAATAATTCTAAATTAAATACTTACAGACTGCCCGAACTTTGCTAACCAAGATTTTCAACAATCCACTTATGTAAGGGTATCATATCTTTCATAATTTTTTGAGAAAATTCAATTATATCTACATTCTTGAATTGCATTAAATCGTTTGTCTCGTACATCGCATAAAGTCCGCCGAATTTTGAAAGCTCTGCAAATGGATGATCTGGAGAAAAACCTGGTGGTAATTTTTTAAATTTTGTTTCCTCTATACTATACCCTTTTCGTCTTAAAGTTTGAATAATTTTATAGAGTTCAGAGTTTTTTGTTTGTTGCAATAGAACTTGTCTGTACCTTTTCAAAATCTCAGGAGGAAAAATGTAAAATCCCACTGCTACAAGAAAAGTATTTGGCTCCAAATGAAAATAGAAACCTGAACTTTCCAGTTTCTTTTTCTTTCCTTCCCAGAAATAAAGTCCGAGATTTGTTTTATATGGTTCTTTGTTTTGAGAAAATCTAACATCTCTATTTAATCTAAAAATTGATTTATTAATCTCTGGTTCGGCGATGATGTTAGGCAGATAGCTTTTCAAAAAGTCACCAATTTGAACTACACAAATTTTCGCCGGGAGTAAAAAATTTTTTTCGTACTCGTCCTTATGAGAATGAAACCACTCGCGATTATTGTTTCGTGAAAGTTTTTTAAGAAAGTCAATCGTGTTGAAAGGAAAGTTGAGTTGCTTCATAAGCTTTCTACTTCATCAGCTTTTGTTAAAATTTCTAAAGCTCTGTCAATTGCATTGTGAGTACCAAAAAGTACAAGCAAATCTCCGCATTGAATTTGAAAATCCCCAGATGGGTTAGGTATAAATTGATTGTTTCTGATTACAGAAATTACAGTAGCGTTTGTTCTGGCGCGTAGATTAATTTCTTTTAATGTTTTATTACAGACGGGATGATTATCATTTATCAAACAGGTATCTATTGTTCCCTGAGCAAGAATTTGATTTATCTGGTCAAAAGCATGTTCGGTAAAACGAACATCTCTAAACAAACCATAAGATTGAGTTCTCAATGTATTTGCCTGGGCTAAAATTACACTGTTTGGAATATGATATGATTTTAAGACTCGACTCAATATTTGAATCGATGTTTCGAATTCTTCGGGAATTACCTCGTCGGCTCCAAGTTTGACAAGTTCTTCAACATCTTTTACATATCTTGTTCGCACAATCAGATAAACATTCGGATTTAGATCTTTCACAAGCCTGACAATAATTCTTGTAGCCATTGAGTCTGAAATTGCAACAACTACAACTTTTGCGCTTCTGATATGAGTATATTCAAGGACCTCTCTTTTAGTCGCATCACCGTTTATAATTTTTTCACCTTCTTTCTTTGCATGCAAAACATTTTTGGGATTAGCTTCAACAATTACATATTGAATTCCTGTTTCTCTTAGAACTTTTGCAATATTCCTTCCATTCAAACCATAGCCAATAATTATCACGTGATTGTTAAGTTTTTCGATGTAATCCTCAATCTTTGCCTTTTCAAGATGCGGTATTTTTTTCGAGATATATGGAGATATTTTTAAAAGCAAAGGAGATAAAAACATTGTAATTAATGAAAGCGTGATAAATTCATTAGAAAAACTTTCCGTTAAAATGTTTGCTTCTTTTCCCTTTAAAACCAAAACAAAAGAAAATTCACCAATCTGAGATAAATAAAGACCTGTAAGAAATGCGATTCTAATTGGATATTTCTGTATGAGAATTATCAAAGCTATTATTATCATTTTGAAAGACATAACTGCGATCGTTAGAAAAATTAATTTAAATGGCTCATTAAGAATTAATTGTAAATTTAAAAGCAGTCCAAATGAAATAAAGAAGAATGAGGTGAAAACCTCCTTAAAAGGCACAATATCTCCAATAACCTGATGAGTGTAATCAGTTTCAGAAATAATTAATCCGGCAATAAATGCACCAATTGCAAACGAAAGTCCAAGATATTGAGTAACGAATGCGGTACCCAAACTCAGTACTATCACGCCAATGATAAAAACATCTCTCATCTGAATTTGAATTAAAAGATATAGAATATGGGGCATTAAAAATCTTGAGATGAAAAAAATTGCAACGATCAATATGAATGAGAATATTAATCTATAAATCGCATCTCCAAAAGAAGCATCTCCTGAGATACTTAAAATTGGAATTAAAAGCATCATTGGTAAGATCATTAAATCTTGAAATACAAGAATACCAGTTGCAAGTTTTCCGTGCGGAGTTTCAATTTCATCTCTATCGCTGAGCATTTTAAGTATTATTGCTGTACTTGAATGTGTAACCAAAAATCCTAAGAAAATTGATTGCTGAGCATTGAGACCAATTGTAATCCCAAAAATAAATCCAGCCAAAATTGTGATTATAACCTGTAAACTCCCGATAATTAAAATTTCCTTAAAGTTTTTAATGAAGCTATTAAAAGAAATCTCAATTCCAATTGTAAAGAGTAATAGTGCAATACCTATTTCAGCAAGCTGATTTATTCCTTGCGAGTCGGTTATGATCTTTAAGGCATTTGGACCAATTAATACACCCGTAACAATTAATCCAATAATTGACGGTAGATTTAATTTGTTAAAAAGGTAAACGATAGGAATTGCAAACGCAAGGACAATTAGAATATCTTTAAATAAGAAAATTTCGTTCATATCTTTGAGAAAAGTTTAATTAATTAATCTGGAGCTGCTATGAAAAAATTGTTTTTATTTTTTGTTCTTCTCTTCTTTATTCAAAATATCAATTTAATTAGTCAAAATAAAAGAATTTTCACTTCGGAAGATTTATGGCAGATGAAAAGACTTTCAAATCTTACCGTTTCGCCTGATGGGAAATATGGTTGTTTTGTTGTGACAGAGTATAATATTAAGGAGAACAAGGGTAATAGTGATCTTTGGTTAATCGATTTGAAAACATATCAGACAAAAAGGCTGACAACAAATTTGAATTCAGATAATTCGCCAGTCTGGCATCCTGATAGTCGAAAGATTGCTTTTATTTCAAAAAGAGAAGGTGACTATCCTCAACTTTATGAAATAGATATTGATGGAGGAGAAGCCCGCTTACTTTATGAGATGCCAATGGGAATTTCAAATCCTCAATATTCGAAAGATGGTAAGAGAATTTTCTTCGTCTCAAAAATTTTACCCGAATTTGAAAATGATCTTGACGGATTGAAGAAAGAATTAAAAGCACGCAAGGAGAAAAAAGTCTCAGCAAAAGTAACTGAAAATCGTTTCTACAGATATTGGGACAGCTGGTTAACAGATGGATTTGTTTCTCGAGTTTATGTTCTTGATCTTGAGACGAAAGAATTAAAAGACCTGATGAAGGGCTGGAATAAAATTTTTAATCTTGATGGTGGAATTTCTTTTTCAATTTCACCAGATGGGAAATGGTTAAGTTTTGTTGCAAACAGCACAGAACCACCTTATGATTCATTAAATGCTGATGTTTATCTATTAAACATTGATAAACCTGAAGAAGTAAAGAATATTACTCAGGATAACTTTCAGGATGATTCCGCTCCATATTTTTCTAAAGATGGTAAGTATCTTTTCTTCGGCAGTCAATTCGATCCAGATTACTCGGCTGATAATGTGAGATTAATGGTTTACAATCTCACAAATGGAATAACTAACAATCTAACTGAACAATATGACTTTTCTTTTTTTGGATTTACTCAAGGTGATGACTTAAATAAAATCTATATGCTCGCAGAGGATAGAGCTAAAATCTCTTTATTCGAATACGATCTTCTTAAAAATAAACTCGAAAAAATTTACACCGGCGGGTCAATTAATTCAGTAAACATTAAAAATCAAAAGGCGTATTTCCTTAAAAGTACGATCTCGGAACCGCAAGAAATTTTTGAATTTGATTTGAAGAGCAAAGCTTTGAAAAAGATTTCTAAATTTAATGACGAATTAATGAGTCAAATAAAATTTGGAAAAGTTGAAGAGCATTATTTCATTGGTGCAGAAGGTGATTCAGTCCAGTTATATCTTGTCTATCCTCCAGATTTCGATGCAACGAAAAAATATCCTCTTGTTCATTTAATTCATGGAGGTCCTCACGGTACATTTGGTGATGATTTTCATTACCGATGGAATGCCCAACTTTTCGCTGCACCTGGTTATGTTATCGCAATGGTCAATTTCCATGGTTCAACAAGCTTCGGAAAAAATTTTGGCAAATCAATAGTTGGTGCTCATGGCGATAAACCTTTTACTGACATAATGCTTTCAACAGATTTTTTGATAAGAAAATTTAATTTTATTGATTCTACAAAAATGGCTGCTGCCGGTGGAAGTTACGGAGGCTATCTTGTCAACTGGATCGCAGGTCATACCAACCGCTTTAAAGCACTAATCAGTCATGCCGGCGTTTATAATCTAATGGGACAATTTGCAAGTGATTTAACTTATGAACGAGTAAAAAATTATGATGGAGCTCCATGGCAAGGAAGATATGAAAACATCAATCGATGGAATCCAGCTTTCTTTGCTCATAATTTTCAAACTCCAATGCTGATTATTCACGGTGAAAAAGATTATAGAGTTGTTGTAACTCAAGGTCTTGAGATATATGGTGTTCTTAAAGGTAAAGGTATTCCAGCAAGATTAGTTTACTATCCTGATGAGAATCACTGGATCCTTCAACCACAAAATTCAATTTACTGGTATCAGGAAGTTCATAATTGGTTTAAAAAATATCTTGGTGAGTAAATATGAATTATAGAATTTTAGGTAAAACAAATTTAAAAGTAAGTGAGATTGGTTTTGGTGCCTGGGCAATTGGGGGGCCCGCAATGGCTGGAGATATTCCAATTGGCTGGGGAAAAACTGATGATAATGAATCAAGAAAAGCAATTTTAAAAGCAGTTGAAAGAGGAATTAACTTTTTTGATACTGCCGATTTTTACGGTCTTGGTCATAGTGAAGAATTGCTTGGCGAAGTTTTACATAACAGATGGAATGACATTATACTGGCTACAAAGGTTGGTCACGAATTACTCCCCGATGGCAGAATAAATCTTAATTATTCGAAAGATTACATTCTGAAAGCTTGTGAAAATAGTTTGAGAAGATTGAGAAAAGATGTCATTGATGTTTATCAACTTCATTCTGCAAAAGTTGAACATCTTGAAAAAGGTGAGTGCATCGAAGCGATGGAAATTTTAAGAGAACAGGGTAAAATTCGTTATTGGGGAATTTCATTGAATACCTTTAATCCGGCACCCGAGATTAAATTTTTAGCCGAACGAAATTTAGGGGACACTTTACAGATTGTTTTTAATGTTATAAATCAGATTGCAATGAAAGAAGTAATCCCGCTGGCAGTAAAGAAAAATTATGGAATAATCGCAAGGATGCCTCTTCAATTTGGTTTGCTGACAGGGAAGTTTAATGAGAATACAACTTTCAGCTCTGATGATCATCGTTCCTTCAGATTGAATAAATATCTGCTTAAAAGATCTATTGAAGCACTAAAACCTTATTTCGAACTTGTTACAAAGTATAATGTAGATCCTGCACTATTTGCTTTGAGTTTTGTTCTAAATCACAATGAAATTTCGACTGTAATTCCTGGAATACGGACTGAGGAACAAGCTTTAATGAATACGAGAGAAAAAATTCAAATAAACGAAACTGATTTAGAATTTTTACATGAATTGGGTGAGAAAGAATTTAGAGATTTAATAGATGAATTTGCAAAATATGCATAAATGATTTGTGGTTTAAAAATATATTTGTGTAAGTTTTAAATGACATAAAAATACGACAAATGACTAATTGTTAAGGTAGAGATGTTCTTTAGCTTGCGATCGAAAAATTTAAGGACACAAAATGAAAAAACAATTAACTAAAATATTAACTAATAATTCGGAGGGTCCTATGAGACTTCACTTTTTACTTTTTTCATTAATATTTTTTGTCACTTTTAATCTCTTGCAAGCTCAAACCTCTGATCTTGAGCAGACGCTTGCAAAGATTACTGGTGATGCAAGTAAAGCTTATGTTGCTCCTATTTCTTCTGCATTCGGGGCAAATTTGAATTCAGGTTGGGTTCACAGTGCACCAAAAGCGACAAAATTCAGCTTTGATTTAGAAGTTGGTTTTGTCGCTATGGCTACTCTATTCGGTTCAAGCAACCAGACATTCGCTTCGAGTGGTAGTTTTAGATTCAATTCAGCACAAGCTGAACAATTAATTCCACCGAATATTACCGGTTCAACGAGAACAAGCATAAAGAATGAAATTCTTTCTCGTGATTTCACTGTATCTATCTCGGGACCAACAATTGTTGGGAAGAAGACAGATTCAATTAAAGTTAAATTCCCTGGTGCTGTAATTCAAGGTCAAACACTTGGAGCAAAAGAACTTGTTCTTCCTGTTACTGGTTACCTTGAAGAATTACCAGCATTACCACTTGTTGTTCCTCAGGTTTCTCTTGGAACTGTGTTTGGAACTCAAGTGTCCTTGCGTTATTTACCTGAATTTGAAGTTAGTCCAGATTTGGGGAAATTCAAATATACCGGATTTGGAATCCAGCATAATCCAACAATGTGGCTACCTTTTTCACTGCCTGTGAATGTTTCAGTTGGATATTTTACACAATCACTTGAAGTAGGTAAAATCTTCAAAACATCGGCATCGATGTTTGGGGTATTTGCTTCCAAGAGATTTGGTCCCGGTGCATTGAATATTGAACCTTATGCAGGTTTCACTCTCGAAAGCTCATCAATAGATGTTGAATATGATGTGACTTATGATACTCCAACTGGTCCATCACCAGCAAAAATTAAATATTCACTTGAAGGAGAAAATTCAACGAGGATAACAATTGGAGCTACACTAAAGCTTTTACTTGTTGGTTTAAGTGTTGATTATAGCATTGCTAAATATAATACAGTTAGTGCATCCCTAAACATTAAAATTTAATCTCTCTCATAATCAAAGAGGCCTGCTTACTTTTAAGCAGGTCTCTTTTTTATTTTCCATCTCTTTGCCTAAGTTTTAAATCATTCTTATATTTGTATCCGTTCATTAATTATTTGAAACATTCTGGCGAGGTAGCTCAGTTGGTTAGAGCAGTGGAATCATAATCCACGTGTCGGGGGTTCGAATCCCTCCCTCGCTACAAATAAGAGGAGATAAAATGTTTACTTTCTTATTAATTGTATCCATATTTTTAGCGATATTGTTAATCATTGTTGTTTTAATGCAATCAAGTAAAGGTGGCGGTTTAGCTGGTACTTTTGGTGGGCCAGGTGAAATGGGCGCAATTTTCGGTGTCCGAAGAACAGCCGATTTTTTGATGAAAACAACTTGGGTTTTAGCTGTAACTTTAATGTTGCTTGCAATAGTTATAAACTTAGCTGCATTGCCTTCATCTTCGCAGGAAAAAATGAGAGAAAGCATTATTCAAAGAAAAGGAATGCAATCATTGCCTCAAAGACCTGCTTTACCTCCAACTCAATCTACCCAACCGCAGCAAAATAAGTAAATCGAGTTTATAAATTTATTTAAAAAACAAAAGGCTGTTTCGACTCTGAAACAGCCTTTTTAGTTTTAAATGTTTATTAATTTAATTTACCTTGTATGGAATTCCCCAGGTTGAACTTGAAACATTTCCTTCTACTGAAAAGATTGTCTCGTTTGTCACTGCATTAATTACAGAGTGAAATCTGCCAAATGGATGGGATACAAAAAGATTCCAATTACCCTGATAAACTTTTTCCCATTTATCGCCAATTTGAGTTGATGAAACAAGGGATAATTTTCTCTTTACACGATATATTTGTCCCGCAATCTTTCTGCCGTATGTAATGGTGACAAAATCTTCTTTTGGAGAATTACTTGTAAGATAAACTTTAAGAGTTACTTCATCGTTTTTATTTCGCATTATAAAATCTTTCATTGGAT
Protein-coding sequences here:
- a CDS encoding phosphatase PAP2 family protein; the protein is MEFLYSIDVAVFRFINSTLANPLTDKLMPFITDVRNWYLLYIFLWFLILFKGGRYRVGLAIGMILLVVVSDQLSSVLLKSLFARPRPCKVLENVHLLVGCTDSYSFPSSHAVNNFAAAMFFTYFYRHLKWILFSVASVMALSRIFVGVHYPSDVLGGALIGMGIGYLMAVIYNFILVNIYSLKIFGLKSNTPKGD
- a CDS encoding DUF2461 domain-containing protein, translated to MKQLNFPFNTIDFLKKLSRNNNREWFHSHKDEYEKNFLLPAKICVVQIGDFLKSYLPNIIAEPEINKSIFRLNRDVRFSQNKEPYKTNLGLYFWEGKKKKLESSGFYFHLEPNTFLVAVGFYIFPPEILKRYRQVLLQQTKNSELYKIIQTLRRKGYSIEETKFKKLPPGFSPDHPFAELSKFGGLYAMYETNDLMQFKNVDIIEFSQKIMKDMIPLHKWIVENLG
- a CDS encoding S9 family peptidase — protein: MKKLFLFFVLLFFIQNINLISQNKRIFTSEDLWQMKRLSNLTVSPDGKYGCFVVTEYNIKENKGNSDLWLIDLKTYQTKRLTTNLNSDNSPVWHPDSRKIAFISKREGDYPQLYEIDIDGGEARLLYEMPMGISNPQYSKDGKRIFFVSKILPEFENDLDGLKKELKARKEKKVSAKVTENRFYRYWDSWLTDGFVSRVYVLDLETKELKDLMKGWNKIFNLDGGISFSISPDGKWLSFVANSTEPPYDSLNADVYLLNIDKPEEVKNITQDNFQDDSAPYFSKDGKYLFFGSQFDPDYSADNVRLMVYNLTNGITNNLTEQYDFSFFGFTQGDDLNKIYMLAEDRAKISLFEYDLLKNKLEKIYTGGSINSVNIKNQKAYFLKSTISEPQEIFEFDLKSKALKKISKFNDELMSQIKFGKVEEHYFIGAEGDSVQLYLVYPPDFDATKKYPLVHLIHGGPHGTFGDDFHYRWNAQLFAAPGYVIAMVNFHGSTSFGKNFGKSIVGAHGDKPFTDIMLSTDFLIRKFNFIDSTKMAAAGGSYGGYLVNWIAGHTNRFKALISHAGVYNLMGQFASDLTYERVKNYDGAPWQGRYENINRWNPAFFAHNFQTPMLIIHGEKDYRVVVTQGLEIYGVLKGKGIPARLVYYPDENHWILQPQNSIYWYQEVHNWFKKYLGE
- a CDS encoding aldo/keto reductase, with product MNYRILGKTNLKVSEIGFGAWAIGGPAMAGDIPIGWGKTDDNESRKAILKAVERGINFFDTADFYGLGHSEELLGEVLHNRWNDIILATKVGHELLPDGRINLNYSKDYILKACENSLRRLRKDVIDVYQLHSAKVEHLEKGECIEAMEILREQGKIRYWGISLNTFNPAPEIKFLAERNLGDTLQIVFNVINQIAMKEVIPLAVKKNYGIIARMPLQFGLLTGKFNENTTFSSDDHRSFRLNKYLLKRSIEALKPYFELVTKYNVDPALFALSFVLNHNEISTVIPGIRTEEQALMNTREKIQINETDLEFLHELGEKEFRDLIDEFAKYA
- the secG gene encoding preprotein translocase subunit SecG — protein: MFTFLLIVSIFLAILLIIVVLMQSSKGGGLAGTFGGPGEMGAIFGVRRTADFLMKTTWVLAVTLMLLAIVINLAALPSSSQEKMRESIIQRKGMQSLPQRPALPPTQSTQPQQNK